One Solanum lycopersicum chromosome 2, SLM_r2.1 genomic region harbors:
- the LOC101250077 gene encoding uncharacterized protein isoform X1 yields MRTRSAEKRSAGINQTPPAESKRTPTSRAKQTRNVGSKSSPAAEEAKASDADGAVQSTPVAKSASGRKTTRRAVKKAVKKSPASSKTTSDKTLVSEDAGTAMLEDPVEEKDAKDSKEDHGNEKDAAGSTECVEEGDTEDPKEDYVKEEAALESKESIKEGDTEDTEEVDVKEEDAEDPKEDPVKDKDLQDPKKDTAKPKGAEDLKEDIVKEKVAEDSEENAIKEKNAEESKEDLVMGEAAEDSKEYHVKEKDAEDLKEGISGEEDAENSKENAMKEKDAELKEDLVTGEAAEDSKEYPMEEEGAESSKEDVAKEKDGEELKEDLVREEDAEDSKEYPMMEKNREDSEESAVIEEDAEDSKEDPAKEEDAEDLKENPVMGEDAEDSKEDPVKEKDAEGLNDAGPTPMYETNEKIEESSNNLVSTAKNVGDSVDQNGNKEEHAGDAQGEPALNTIMSLDEVTVAYDVRLSEKIGHDVRTSENQGPAVTYVKSQEPTIEDMKSSDSQELTTTELKCQEGEGSNKGKEGLELRGEKNDGSTPTGDNVKNEQCAEDRMEEDTDRKMKGKDISLDEAGEDKIEDFADEENGEEFVEDDVPEHCEEAETLEDERAQLNALAKERKKRRELEVFVGGLDRDAVEEDLKRVFQHVGEVVDVRMHRELSTNKNKGYAFVKFATKEQVSRALAEMRNPVIRGKRCGTSPSEDNDTLFLGNICNTWTKEAVKQKLKDYGVEAVENINLVADPKREGLSRGFAFLEFSCHTDAMTAYKRLQRPDVVFGHSERTAKIAFAEPLRDPDPEVMAQVKSVFIDGLPPYWNEERVREKFKGFGEITRITLARNISTAKRKDFGFVDFDSHEAAVSCVEGVNNTELGDGNLKAKVRARLSNPQPKTQAVKGGISGGFRISRGPMGRGLPRGGHTLGRANFPRGRGFHPRGPGHGGRMGFTEHEFGSPYPPFRGRSNFGRAGGRWNFSGAHPVTSEGPMFVDRMRHGDRGHTDDAFFRRQQFPIEGINRPSMDRHIDDRFSYDNTGHGLKRPFSMTVPNPDYLGPSRRPRFDHPDSASSLQGDRYRDNVPPSGDHQYARGYYGSDYGRGQHPSFYRGGHPNGRGYGRGYY; encoded by the exons ATGAGAACTCGAAGCGCCGAAAAGAGGTCTGCCGGAATAAATCAAACCCCGCCGGCCGAGTCGAAGCGTACGCCGACATCTAGGGCTAAGCAAACTAGGAATGTTGGATCCAAAAGTTCACCTGCCG CCGAAGAAGCAAAGGCTTCAGATGCAGATGGGGCTGTTCAATCAACACCAGTAGCAAAATCCGCTTCAGGTAGGAAAACGACTCGAAGGGCTGTGAAGAAGGCGGTAAAGAAAAGTCCTGCTTCTTCTAAAACTACATCGGATAAAACACTTGTATCAGAAGATGCTGGAACGGCAATGCTCGAAGATCCTGTTGAAGAGAAGGATGCGAAGGACTCAAAGGAAGATCATGGCAATGAGAAAGATGCAGCTGGATCAACGGAATGTGTCGAGGAGGGAGATACAGAGGACCCGAAGGAAGATTATGTAAAGGAGGAAGCTGCACTGGAATCAAAGGAATCTATCAAGGAGGGAGATACAGAGGACACAGAGGAAGTTGACGTCAAGGAGGAAGATGCCGAGGACCCAAAGGAAGATCCTGTCAAGGATAAAGATCTACAGGATCCCAAGAAAGACACTGCAAAGCCGAAAGGTGCAGAGGACCTTAAGGAAGATATTGTCAAGGAGAAAGTTGCGGAGGACTCAGAAGAAAATGctataaaggagaaaaatgcAGAGGAGTCAAAGGAAGATCTTGTCATGGGGGAAGCTGCAGAGGACTCAAAGGAATATCATGTGAAGGAGAAAGATGCGGAGGACTTGAAGGAAGGTATTAGTGGGGAGGAAGATGCtgagaattcaaaagaaaatgCTATGAAGGAGAAAGATGCTGAGTTAAAGGAAGATCTTGTCACGGGGGAAGCTGCAGAGGACTCAAAGGAATATCCTATGGAGGAGGAAGGTGCGGAGAGTTCAAAGGAAGACGTTGCGAAGGAAAAAGATGGAGAGGAGTTGAAGGAAGATCTTGTCAGGGAAGAAGATGCAGAGGACTCGAAGGAATATCCTATGATGGAGAAAAACAGAGAGGACTCAGAAGAAAGTGCTGTCATAGAGGAAGATGCAGAGGACTCAAAGGAAGATCCTGCCAAGGAGGAAGATGCAGAGGACTTGAAGGAAAATCCTGTCATGGGGGAAGATGCAGAGGATTCAAAGGAAGATCCTGTTAAGGAGAAGGATGCAGAGGGCTTAAATGATGCAGGACCAACGCCCATGTATGAGACAAATGAGAAAATTGAAGAATCTTCAAATAATTTAGTATCCACAGCTAAAAATGTTGGTGATTCCGTTGATCAAAATGGAAACAAGGAGGAACATGCAGGTGATGCACAGGGGGAACCAGCTCTAAATACTATAATGTCTCTAGATGAAGTAACTGTTGCCTATGATGTGCGATTGTCAGAAAAAATCGGCCATGATGTGAGAACGTCAGAAAATCAGGGACCTGCTGTTACATATGTCAAATCTCAGGAGCCTACTATTGAGGATATGAAATCTTCAGACAGTCAGGAACTTACTACTACAGAACTGAAATGTCAGGAGGGTGAAGGATCTAATAAAGGAAAAGAAGGACTGGAGTTAAGGGGAGAAAAGAATGATGGTTCAACTCCTACAGGGGATAATGTAAAAAATGAACAGTGTGCAGAAGATAGAATGGAGGAAGATACAGATAGGAAGATGAAAGGAAAGGATATTTCTCTTGATGAAGCTGGTGAAGATAAAATAGAGGATTTTGCTGATGAAGAAAATGGTGAAGAATTTGTGGAAGATGATGTGCCTGAGCACTGTGAAGAAGCCGAGACGTTGGAAGATGAGCGTGCTCAATTGAATGCCCTTGCAAAGGAACGAAAGAAGAGGAGGGAGCTGGAAGTATTTGTTGGTGGGTTAGACCGTGATGCCGTGGAGGAGGATTTGAAAAGGGTGTTCCAGCATGTTGGGGAGGTTGTTGATGTTCGAATGCACAGAGAGCTGTCAACAAACAAGAATAAGGGATATGCCTTCGTGAAGTTTGCAACCAAGGAGCAAGTTAGCCGTGCTTTGGCTGAAATGAGAAATCCagtt ATACGGGGAAAGCGATGTGGAACTTCTCCAAGTGAGGACAATGACACCTTATTCTTAGGAAATATTTGCAACACATGGACAAAGGAAGCC GTGAAACAAAAGCTGAAAGATTATGGTGTAGAAGCTGTTGAAAACATTAATTTGGTGGCCGATCCGAAACGTGAAGGTTTGAGTCGTGGTTTTGCGTTTCTCGAGTTCTCTTGTCACACTGATGCCATGACGGCATATAAAAGACTTCAAAGGCCTGATGTTGTTTTTGGTCACTCTGAGAGGACTGCCAAAATAGCTTTTGCTGAACCTTTACGCGATCCAGATCCAGAGGTAATGGCTCAAGTGAAGTCAGTATTTATTGATGGACTCCCTCCTTATTGGAATGAAGAACGCGTCCGGGAGAAATTCAAAGGTTTTGGGGAGATCACAAGAATTACGCTAGCCAGGAATATATCAACAGCAAAGCGGAAGGATTTTGGATTTGTTGATTTCGACTCACATGAAGCTGCTGTTTCTTGCGTTGAGGGCGTTAATAACACAGAGCTGGGTGATGGAAATTTGAAg GCAAAAGTGCGAGCAAGGCTTTCAAATCCTCAACCAAAAACTCAGGCTGTGAAAGGTGGAATATCTGGAGGGTTCAGAATTAGCCGTGGTCCCATGG GAAGGGGCCTTCCCCGAGGAGGACACACTCTTGGTAGAGCTAATTTTCCGCGTGGTAGGGGCTTTCACCCTCGTGGACCTGGTCATGGTGGTAGAATGGGCTTCACTGAACATGAGTTTGGTAGCCCTTATCCTCCTTTCCGTGGACGGTCAAACTTTGGACGAg CAGGGGGGAGGTGGAATTTCAGTGGTGCCCATCCAGTAACCAGTGAGGGTCCAATGTTTGTTGATAGAATGAGGCATGGAGATAGAGGTCACACAGATGATGCCTTCTTTAGGAGACAACAATTTCCTATTGAAGGAATTAACCGGCCATCCATGGATAGGCACATTGATGACCGTTTCAGTTATGATAATACTGGCCATGGGCTAAAGAGGCCCTTTTCCATGACA GTCCCGAATCCGGATTACTTGGGGCCTAGCAGACGTCCGCGGTTTGATCATCCAGATTCTGCAAGTTCTCTTCAAGGAGATCGTTATAGAG ATAATGTTCCTCCCAGTGGTGATCATCAGTATGCACGTGGTTATTATGGCTCTGAT TATGGGAGAGGCCAACATCCATCTTTCTATAGAGGTGGTCATCCAAATGGGCGTGGATATGGTCGTGGTTATTATTAG
- the LOC101250077 gene encoding uncharacterized protein isoform X2, with product MRTRSAEKRSAGINQTPPAESKRTPTSRAKQTRNVGSKSSPAAEEAKASDADGAVQSTPVAKSASGRKTTRRAVKKAVKKSPASSKTTSDKTLVSEDAGTAMLEDPVEEKDAKDSKEDHGNEKDAAGSTECVEEGDTEDPKEDYVKEEAALESKESIKEGDTEDTEEVDVKEEDAEDPKEDPVKDKDLQDPKKDTAKPKGAEDLKEDIVKEKVAEDSEENAIKEKNAEESKEDLVMGEAAEDSKEYHVKEKDAEDLKEGISGEEDAENSKENAMKEKDAELKEDLVTGEAAEDSKEYPMEEEGAESSKEDVAKEKDGEELKEDLVREEDAEDSKEYPMMEKNREDSEESAVIEEDAEDSKEDPAKEEDAEDLKENPVMGEDAEDSKEDPVKEKDAEGLNDAGPTPMYETNEKIEESSNNLVSTAKNVGDSVDQNGNKEEHAGDAQGEPALNTIMSLDEVTVAYDVRLSEKIGHDVRTSENQGPAVTYVKSQEPTIEDMKSSDSQELTTTELKCQEGEGSNKGKEGLELRGEKNDGSTPTGDNVKNEQCAEDRMEEDTDRKMKGKDISLDEAGEDKIEDFADEENGEEFVEDDVPEHCEEAETLEDERAQLNALAKERKKRRELEVFVGGLDRDAVEEDLKRVFQHVGEVVDVRMHRELSTNKNKGYAFVKFATKEQVSRALAEMRNPVIRGKRCGTSPSEDNDTLFLGNICNTWTKEAVKQKLKDYGVEAVENINLVADPKREGLSRGFAFLEFSCHTDAMTAYKRLQRPDVVFGHSERTAKIAFAEPLRDPDPEVMAQVKSVFIDGLPPYWNEERVREKFKGFGEITRITLARNISTAKRKDFGFVDFDSHEAAVSCVEGVNNTELGDGNLKAKVRARLSNPQPKTQAVKGGISGGFRISRGPMGRGLPRGGHTLGRANFPRGRGFHPRGPGHGGRMGFTEHEFGSPYPPFRGRSNFGRGGRWNFSGAHPVTSEGPMFVDRMRHGDRGHTDDAFFRRQQFPIEGINRPSMDRHIDDRFSYDNTGHGLKRPFSMTVPNPDYLGPSRRPRFDHPDSASSLQGDRYRDNVPPSGDHQYARGYYGSDYGRGQHPSFYRGGHPNGRGYGRGYY from the exons ATGAGAACTCGAAGCGCCGAAAAGAGGTCTGCCGGAATAAATCAAACCCCGCCGGCCGAGTCGAAGCGTACGCCGACATCTAGGGCTAAGCAAACTAGGAATGTTGGATCCAAAAGTTCACCTGCCG CCGAAGAAGCAAAGGCTTCAGATGCAGATGGGGCTGTTCAATCAACACCAGTAGCAAAATCCGCTTCAGGTAGGAAAACGACTCGAAGGGCTGTGAAGAAGGCGGTAAAGAAAAGTCCTGCTTCTTCTAAAACTACATCGGATAAAACACTTGTATCAGAAGATGCTGGAACGGCAATGCTCGAAGATCCTGTTGAAGAGAAGGATGCGAAGGACTCAAAGGAAGATCATGGCAATGAGAAAGATGCAGCTGGATCAACGGAATGTGTCGAGGAGGGAGATACAGAGGACCCGAAGGAAGATTATGTAAAGGAGGAAGCTGCACTGGAATCAAAGGAATCTATCAAGGAGGGAGATACAGAGGACACAGAGGAAGTTGACGTCAAGGAGGAAGATGCCGAGGACCCAAAGGAAGATCCTGTCAAGGATAAAGATCTACAGGATCCCAAGAAAGACACTGCAAAGCCGAAAGGTGCAGAGGACCTTAAGGAAGATATTGTCAAGGAGAAAGTTGCGGAGGACTCAGAAGAAAATGctataaaggagaaaaatgcAGAGGAGTCAAAGGAAGATCTTGTCATGGGGGAAGCTGCAGAGGACTCAAAGGAATATCATGTGAAGGAGAAAGATGCGGAGGACTTGAAGGAAGGTATTAGTGGGGAGGAAGATGCtgagaattcaaaagaaaatgCTATGAAGGAGAAAGATGCTGAGTTAAAGGAAGATCTTGTCACGGGGGAAGCTGCAGAGGACTCAAAGGAATATCCTATGGAGGAGGAAGGTGCGGAGAGTTCAAAGGAAGACGTTGCGAAGGAAAAAGATGGAGAGGAGTTGAAGGAAGATCTTGTCAGGGAAGAAGATGCAGAGGACTCGAAGGAATATCCTATGATGGAGAAAAACAGAGAGGACTCAGAAGAAAGTGCTGTCATAGAGGAAGATGCAGAGGACTCAAAGGAAGATCCTGCCAAGGAGGAAGATGCAGAGGACTTGAAGGAAAATCCTGTCATGGGGGAAGATGCAGAGGATTCAAAGGAAGATCCTGTTAAGGAGAAGGATGCAGAGGGCTTAAATGATGCAGGACCAACGCCCATGTATGAGACAAATGAGAAAATTGAAGAATCTTCAAATAATTTAGTATCCACAGCTAAAAATGTTGGTGATTCCGTTGATCAAAATGGAAACAAGGAGGAACATGCAGGTGATGCACAGGGGGAACCAGCTCTAAATACTATAATGTCTCTAGATGAAGTAACTGTTGCCTATGATGTGCGATTGTCAGAAAAAATCGGCCATGATGTGAGAACGTCAGAAAATCAGGGACCTGCTGTTACATATGTCAAATCTCAGGAGCCTACTATTGAGGATATGAAATCTTCAGACAGTCAGGAACTTACTACTACAGAACTGAAATGTCAGGAGGGTGAAGGATCTAATAAAGGAAAAGAAGGACTGGAGTTAAGGGGAGAAAAGAATGATGGTTCAACTCCTACAGGGGATAATGTAAAAAATGAACAGTGTGCAGAAGATAGAATGGAGGAAGATACAGATAGGAAGATGAAAGGAAAGGATATTTCTCTTGATGAAGCTGGTGAAGATAAAATAGAGGATTTTGCTGATGAAGAAAATGGTGAAGAATTTGTGGAAGATGATGTGCCTGAGCACTGTGAAGAAGCCGAGACGTTGGAAGATGAGCGTGCTCAATTGAATGCCCTTGCAAAGGAACGAAAGAAGAGGAGGGAGCTGGAAGTATTTGTTGGTGGGTTAGACCGTGATGCCGTGGAGGAGGATTTGAAAAGGGTGTTCCAGCATGTTGGGGAGGTTGTTGATGTTCGAATGCACAGAGAGCTGTCAACAAACAAGAATAAGGGATATGCCTTCGTGAAGTTTGCAACCAAGGAGCAAGTTAGCCGTGCTTTGGCTGAAATGAGAAATCCagtt ATACGGGGAAAGCGATGTGGAACTTCTCCAAGTGAGGACAATGACACCTTATTCTTAGGAAATATTTGCAACACATGGACAAAGGAAGCC GTGAAACAAAAGCTGAAAGATTATGGTGTAGAAGCTGTTGAAAACATTAATTTGGTGGCCGATCCGAAACGTGAAGGTTTGAGTCGTGGTTTTGCGTTTCTCGAGTTCTCTTGTCACACTGATGCCATGACGGCATATAAAAGACTTCAAAGGCCTGATGTTGTTTTTGGTCACTCTGAGAGGACTGCCAAAATAGCTTTTGCTGAACCTTTACGCGATCCAGATCCAGAGGTAATGGCTCAAGTGAAGTCAGTATTTATTGATGGACTCCCTCCTTATTGGAATGAAGAACGCGTCCGGGAGAAATTCAAAGGTTTTGGGGAGATCACAAGAATTACGCTAGCCAGGAATATATCAACAGCAAAGCGGAAGGATTTTGGATTTGTTGATTTCGACTCACATGAAGCTGCTGTTTCTTGCGTTGAGGGCGTTAATAACACAGAGCTGGGTGATGGAAATTTGAAg GCAAAAGTGCGAGCAAGGCTTTCAAATCCTCAACCAAAAACTCAGGCTGTGAAAGGTGGAATATCTGGAGGGTTCAGAATTAGCCGTGGTCCCATGG GAAGGGGCCTTCCCCGAGGAGGACACACTCTTGGTAGAGCTAATTTTCCGCGTGGTAGGGGCTTTCACCCTCGTGGACCTGGTCATGGTGGTAGAATGGGCTTCACTGAACATGAGTTTGGTAGCCCTTATCCTCCTTTCCGTGGACGGTCAAACTTTGGACGAg GGGGGAGGTGGAATTTCAGTGGTGCCCATCCAGTAACCAGTGAGGGTCCAATGTTTGTTGATAGAATGAGGCATGGAGATAGAGGTCACACAGATGATGCCTTCTTTAGGAGACAACAATTTCCTATTGAAGGAATTAACCGGCCATCCATGGATAGGCACATTGATGACCGTTTCAGTTATGATAATACTGGCCATGGGCTAAAGAGGCCCTTTTCCATGACA GTCCCGAATCCGGATTACTTGGGGCCTAGCAGACGTCCGCGGTTTGATCATCCAGATTCTGCAAGTTCTCTTCAAGGAGATCGTTATAGAG ATAATGTTCCTCCCAGTGGTGATCATCAGTATGCACGTGGTTATTATGGCTCTGAT TATGGGAGAGGCCAACATCCATCTTTCTATAGAGGTGGTCATCCAAATGGGCGTGGATATGGTCGTGGTTATTATTAG